A part of Pseudoalteromonas arctica A 37-1-2 genomic DNA contains:
- the rplJ gene encoding 50S ribosomal protein L10 codes for MALNLQGKKAIVAEVNEAANGALSAVVADSRGVTVGAITALRKEARANGVWMKVVRNTLAKRALEGTDFECLSDSFVGPSLIAFSSEHPGAAARIFSDFAKKNEKFELKTAAFEGNVVDAAMLATLPTYDEAVARLMSAMKEASAGKLCKTIEAVRVQKEEQAA; via the coding sequence ATGGCTTTAAATCTTCAAGGCAAAAAAGCAATAGTTGCTGAAGTCAACGAAGCAGCCAATGGTGCTCTATCTGCAGTTGTTGCAGATTCTCGTGGTGTAACAGTTGGCGCAATCACTGCCCTTCGTAAAGAAGCTCGTGCAAATGGTGTTTGGATGAAAGTTGTCCGTAACACTTTAGCAAAACGTGCTCTTGAAGGAACAGATTTTGAGTGTCTTTCTGATTCATTTGTTGGTCCAAGCTTAATCGCTTTCTCATCAGAGCACCCAGGTGCTGCTGCGCGTATCTTTTCAGATTTCGCGAAAAAGAATGAGAAATTCGAGCTTAAAACGGCCGCTTTTGAAGGAAATGTTGTTGATGCAGCAATGCTTGCTACATTACCTACATACGACGAAGCTGTTGCACGCTTAATGAGTGCTATGAAAGAAGCGTCTGCTGGCAAATTGTGTAAAACAATTGAAGCAGTACGTGTACAGAAAGAAGAGCAAGCTGCTTAA